One stretch of Paenibacillus sp. FSL R5-0341 DNA includes these proteins:
- a CDS encoding DUF1801 domain-containing protein: MAESNHYSVLVDEYISEFAPDVQVRLQAIRQIIREAAPNAEEKISYKMPTYAQHGNLVHFAAYQYHIGFYPAPRGIQAFKEELSKYKGGKGSVQFPLDQPLPEDLIRRIVEYRVKENVEIALEKKRKN, encoded by the coding sequence ATGGCTGAGAGTAACCATTATTCTGTGCTGGTAGATGAATATATCTCGGAGTTTGCACCTGATGTACAGGTGAGATTACAGGCAATAAGACAGATTATTCGTGAAGCGGCTCCGAACGCCGAAGAGAAGATCAGTTACAAGATGCCGACGTATGCACAGCATGGGAATCTGGTTCATTTTGCCGCATACCAGTATCATATTGGGTTTTACCCTGCTCCCAGGGGAATTCAAGCCTTCAAGGAGGAACTCTCCAAGTATAAAGGGGGAAAGGGATCAGTCCAGTTTCCGCTGGATCAGCCATTGCCCGAGGATCTCATCCGCCGGATTGTGGAGTATCGGGTGAAAGAAAATGTGGAGATCGCACTGGAAAAGAAACGCAAAAATTGA
- a CDS encoding isochorismatase family protein, translating to MNKGLIVLDVQYGLTSLRDVTVPIAKIQSVITIFEKMNWPIVFTKHLDQVNEESSLYYEKSANLEIVVDTGEHPILEKSKPSAFSNTELKKWLLDHQIEHVFIVGFNMEYCCLFTAINAEHEGFKVTLIEDAAGTVNTAETYEMKGLDIQDFIGSILNWSGCIEVLYMNEFKEQYT from the coding sequence GTGAATAAAGGGTTAATTGTACTTGATGTGCAATATGGGCTCACAAGTCTAAGGGATGTAACTGTTCCAATTGCGAAGATTCAGTCTGTCATTACCATTTTTGAAAAGATGAACTGGCCTATTGTGTTTACCAAACATCTGGACCAGGTCAACGAAGAATCCTCTCTCTATTATGAGAAAAGTGCCAATTTGGAGATTGTTGTCGATACTGGGGAACATCCTATTCTGGAGAAAAGTAAACCGAGTGCGTTTAGTAATACGGAGCTGAAAAAGTGGCTGCTGGATCATCAGATTGAACATGTATTCATTGTTGGATTTAACATGGAGTATTGTTGTCTGTTCACAGCAATTAATGCTGAACATGAGGGGTTTAAAGTAACCCTGATTGAAGATGCGGCGGGTACAGTAAATACAGCAGAAACGTATGAAATGAAGGGACTAGACATACAGGATTTTATTGGTTCGATTCTGAATTGGTCAGGTTGTATTGAGGTTCTATACATGAATGAATTCAAGGAACAGTATACTTAG